In Streptomyces sp. NBC_01426, one genomic interval encodes:
- a CDS encoding glycerophosphodiester phosphodiesterase produces MTHATPLPIQVVAHRGASEDAPEHTLAAYRKAMEDGADALECDIRLTADGHLVLVHDRRVNRTSNGRGAVSALELADLAALDFGSWKDREESPDWDSDPERTSVLTLERLLELVSDAGRPVQLAIETKHPTRWAGQVEERLLFLLKRFGLDAPPAEGPHPVRVMSFSARSLHRVRAAAPTIPTVYLMQFISPRMRDGRLPAGVSIAGPGMRIVRNHPGYIRKLQSAGHSVHVWTVNEPSDVQLCADLGVEAIITNRPRQVLSQLGR; encoded by the coding sequence GTGACCCACGCAACGCCGCTCCCCATCCAGGTCGTCGCCCACCGCGGTGCCTCGGAGGACGCCCCCGAGCACACTCTGGCCGCCTACCGGAAGGCCATGGAGGACGGGGCCGACGCCCTCGAATGTGACATCCGGCTCACGGCCGACGGCCATCTGGTCCTGGTCCACGACCGCCGGGTGAACCGCACCTCCAACGGCCGCGGCGCGGTGTCCGCCTTGGAGCTGGCCGATCTCGCGGCCCTCGACTTCGGCTCTTGGAAGGACCGCGAGGAGTCCCCGGACTGGGACTCCGATCCGGAGCGCACCTCCGTGCTCACCCTGGAGCGGCTGCTGGAGCTGGTCTCCGACGCCGGGCGGCCCGTACAGCTGGCGATCGAGACGAAGCACCCGACCCGCTGGGCCGGACAGGTGGAAGAGCGGCTCCTCTTCCTCCTCAAGCGCTTCGGACTGGACGCCCCGCCCGCCGAGGGCCCGCACCCGGTCCGCGTCATGAGCTTCTCCGCGCGCTCGCTGCACCGCGTGCGGGCGGCCGCGCCGACGATCCCGACCGTGTACCTGATGCAGTTCATCTCGCCGCGCATGCGGGACGGCCGGCTGCCGGCCGGCGTGAGCATCGCCGGCCCCGGGATGCGCATCGTGCGCAACCATCCCGGTTACATCCGCAAGCTCCAGTCGGCGGGACACTCGGTTCACGTGTGGACCGTGAACGAACCCTCGGACGTTCAGCTCTGCGCGGACCTGGGTGTAGAAGCAATCATCACGAACAGACCGCGCCAAGTTCTGTCACAACTCGGGCGCTGA
- a CDS encoding ATP-binding protein → MRQRALHERFPVQAIGASRPWRGAKEVPGVALVMAHEVPTSWCMDVRHGPAGVGEARRRMREQLRTGGLSESVVDDAVLILSELLSNACRHGRPLGSREVGDGEIRAAWRVDGAGRLTVEVTDGGGPTRPIPSTPSVTARGGRGLNIISALAQDWGVRDGAAGEVTVWVVVACGTRHEDFATRVTAPAIGFGTAFDDLSH, encoded by the coding sequence ATGCGCCAGAGGGCACTTCATGAACGGTTTCCGGTCCAGGCCATTGGGGCATCCAGACCTTGGCGTGGGGCTAAGGAGGTTCCGGGGGTGGCGTTGGTGATGGCACACGAAGTGCCCACGTCGTGGTGCATGGACGTACGCCACGGTCCTGCGGGCGTGGGCGAGGCAAGGCGCCGCATGCGCGAGCAACTGCGGACCGGCGGACTGTCCGAATCGGTCGTGGACGATGCCGTACTCATCCTTTCCGAACTGCTCAGCAACGCCTGCCGCCACGGCCGGCCACTGGGATCCCGGGAGGTCGGGGACGGCGAGATACGCGCCGCCTGGCGCGTCGACGGGGCGGGACGGCTGACGGTCGAGGTCACGGACGGCGGCGGACCCACCCGTCCGATCCCCTCGACCCCCTCGGTCACGGCGCGCGGCGGCCGGGGGCTGAACATCATCAGCGCGCTGGCCCAGGACTGGGGCGTCCGGGACGGGGCTGCGGGTGAGGTCACCGTGTGGGTGGTCGTTGCCTGTGGGACCCGTCACGAGGATTTCGCTACGCGCGTCACAGCCCCGGCGATCGGCTTCGGAACGGCCTTCGACGACCTGAGCCACTGA
- a CDS encoding DUF5926 family protein → MAKKRPAAKNAKSQRTPQLNNGEIPVVGAREPCPCGSGRRYKACHGAAAAHAVTEHVRRPFEGLPGECDWVALRELVPAATIPLTLKSGLPDGVPSVTLVTVLPMAWPALRREDGSVLLGLQNDSTTGDLARDMADTLERALVTEPGTPVPARRVPAEGPRLQDLLDTDSVFEPVVHSGFEFWIPDAENAQNASPEIAASLERANAAAIPTVKLAGVDAAYWCETPDKNHLRWVMPQPEEKLLDALARLHAAGTSSLGEGTKLVGSFRAHGLMVPVWDLPTGVSADDVEKPAAELAERLAAALATDAPLTTEERRARAGLTNRQVTLS, encoded by the coding sequence ATGGCAAAGAAGCGCCCCGCCGCGAAGAACGCGAAGTCGCAGCGCACGCCGCAGCTCAACAACGGGGAGATCCCCGTGGTGGGTGCCCGCGAGCCATGTCCCTGCGGATCCGGGCGCCGCTACAAGGCCTGTCACGGCGCCGCCGCCGCGCACGCCGTGACCGAGCACGTGCGGCGCCCCTTCGAGGGCCTGCCCGGCGAGTGCGACTGGGTCGCGCTGCGCGAGCTGGTACCCGCCGCGACCATCCCGCTCACCCTCAAGAGCGGCCTGCCCGACGGCGTTCCCTCGGTGACGCTGGTGACCGTGCTGCCGATGGCCTGGCCGGCGCTGCGCCGCGAGGACGGCTCCGTCCTCCTGGGCCTGCAGAACGACTCGACCACCGGTGACCTCGCCCGGGACATGGCCGACACCCTGGAGCGCGCGCTGGTGACGGAGCCGGGTACCCCGGTTCCCGCCCGTCGGGTTCCGGCCGAGGGCCCGCGACTTCAGGATCTCCTGGACACGGACAGCGTTTTCGAGCCGGTTGTCCACAGTGGCTTCGAATTCTGGATTCCGGATGCGGAGAACGCCCAGAACGCCTCTCCGGAGATCGCCGCCTCGCTGGAACGCGCCAACGCCGCCGCGATTCCCACCGTCAAGCTGGCCGGCGTGGACGCGGCCTACTGGTGCGAGACGCCGGACAAGAACCACCTGCGCTGGGTCATGCCGCAGCCCGAGGAGAAGCTGCTCGACGCCCTGGCGCGACTGCACGCGGCCGGCACCTCGTCCCTCGGTGAAGGCACCAAGCTCGTCGGTTCCTTCCGCGCCCACGGTCTGATGGTTCCCGTCTGGGACCTGCCCACCGGCGTCTCGGCCGACGACGTCGAGAAGCCCGCCGCGGAACTCGCGGAGCGCCTGGCCGCGGCCCTCGCCACGGACGCGCCCCTGACGACGGAGGAGCGTCGGGCCCGCGCCGGCCTCACGAACCGCCAGGTCACGCTCAGCTGA
- a CDS encoding bifunctional DNA primase/polymerase has translation MREILGRRLQRLRDRLKTLRPTSSSDRIPDGGTPSLLDAALVCAAEWRWPVLPGVGRAGADGVRCACPDPDCVVPGAHPFDPGLLAATTDPRMVAWWWARRPAAPLLVATGGAAPCAVSLPATAAARAVGRLDAQGMRLGPIVATPTRWSLLVAPYSLERLGELLYAKDHVPSSLRFHGEGGYLLLPPSVASGGGQVCWNREPEVGPDGIWLPEVEAVVDALVEASSGAPGGGSRLAY, from the coding sequence ATGCGCGAGATCCTCGGAAGGCGTCTCCAGCGGCTCCGCGATCGCTTGAAAACCCTGCGACCGACCTCCTCCTCCGACCGGATCCCGGACGGCGGCACCCCGTCCCTCCTCGACGCGGCTCTCGTCTGCGCCGCCGAATGGCGGTGGCCCGTGCTGCCCGGCGTGGGCCGGGCCGGTGCCGACGGCGTGCGCTGTGCCTGCCCCGATCCCGACTGTGTGGTGCCCGGCGCCCATCCCTTCGACCCGGGGCTGCTCGCGGCCACCACCGACCCCCGGATGGTGGCCTGGTGGTGGGCCAGGCGGCCGGCCGCTCCGTTGCTCGTGGCCACCGGCGGGGCCGCTCCGTGTGCGGTGAGCCTGCCGGCCACGGCCGCCGCGCGTGCCGTCGGACGGCTGGACGCGCAGGGCATGCGGCTCGGTCCGATCGTCGCGACGCCGACCAGGTGGTCCCTGCTGGTGGCGCCGTATTCGTTGGAACGGCTCGGTGAACTCCTGTACGCCAAGGACCACGTGCCCTCCTCGCTGCGCTTCCACGGCGAGGGCGGCTACCTGTTGCTGCCCCCGTCCGTCGCGTCCGGCGGTGGACAGGTGTGTTGGAACCGGGAGCCGGAGGTGGGTCCCGACGGCATCTGGCTGCCCGAGGTGGAGGCGGTCGTGGACGCGTTGGTCGAGGCGAGCAGCGGAGCGCCGGGCGGCGGCAGCCGGTTGGCGTACTGA
- a CDS encoding PP2C family protein-serine/threonine phosphatase produces the protein MLDIDPRVRVDVDPLMAAQHDLGVCDAIWRIAPGGKADAMSAPHLPKVAGIDPAVTASPHTQAPTAPTPARSTPAQAPPPAASSVIQDRLAGMVSDLTTLHELTERLARSVDLDSSLREFLRAGAALVGARRGLVVLEPSDGLGPTTTIGLGLGHADLGHIETVPRSATSYGRILDGLPDAHGGSEVLPEPGEAPGTGGFGVPVDPRHREVAARLGYAASYALPLTAEATGRLGAAVWLYDEQAEPGERQRDLAGLYVRHAAEHLARMVEVERSRSRLAIVTEELLPSRLPRIPGVQLAARHHTGPRGGGDWYDALPLPEGAMGLAVGSVTGAGPSAVAAMGRLRASLRAYAVMEGEDPVAVLSDLELLLRLTEPARSATALFAYCEPAARKIILAGAGHTPPLLIGERRTEYVETSLSAPLGMLACWEAPSVEIEPAPGETVLLYTDGLLRRTGDPMDRAYARLHAAAAGVPRAAREDPAAICDHILRTVLPEGEATPVQGEDATEDIVLLAARFD, from the coding sequence ATGCTGGACATCGATCCTCGTGTGCGTGTAGATGTGGATCCATTGATGGCGGCGCAGCACGATCTGGGGGTTTGCGATGCTATATGGCGAATCGCACCAGGTGGAAAGGCGGACGCCATGAGCGCCCCGCATCTGCCGAAAGTGGCTGGAATCGATCCAGCAGTTACAGCGTCACCGCACACTCAGGCGCCCACCGCGCCCACACCCGCACGCAGCACCCCCGCCCAGGCCCCTCCGCCTGCCGCGAGCAGCGTCATCCAGGACCGCCTGGCGGGCATGGTCTCCGACCTCACCACCCTCCACGAACTCACCGAACGCCTCGCCCGGTCCGTCGACCTCGACTCCTCCCTGCGGGAATTCCTGCGCGCCGGAGCCGCGCTGGTCGGCGCCCGACGCGGCCTGGTCGTCCTGGAACCCTCCGACGGCCTCGGCCCCACCACCACGATCGGCCTCGGTCTCGGCCACGCCGACCTCGGCCACATCGAGACGGTGCCGCGCAGCGCCACCTCGTACGGCCGCATCCTGGACGGGCTCCCGGACGCGCACGGCGGCTCCGAGGTGCTCCCCGAACCCGGTGAGGCACCCGGCACCGGCGGGTTCGGCGTCCCGGTCGACCCGCGTCACCGCGAGGTCGCCGCCCGACTCGGCTACGCCGCCAGCTACGCGCTGCCGCTGACCGCCGAGGCCACCGGCCGACTCGGCGCGGCCGTCTGGCTCTACGACGAGCAGGCCGAACCCGGCGAACGTCAGCGCGACCTCGCGGGGCTGTACGTCCGGCACGCCGCCGAGCACCTGGCCCGCATGGTCGAGGTGGAGCGTTCCCGCTCCCGCCTGGCCATCGTCACGGAGGAGCTGCTGCCCAGCCGGCTGCCCCGGATCCCCGGCGTGCAGCTCGCGGCCCGGCACCACACCGGCCCGCGCGGCGGCGGCGACTGGTACGACGCACTGCCGCTGCCCGAGGGCGCCATGGGTCTCGCCGTGGGCTCCGTCACCGGCGCCGGTCCGAGCGCCGTCGCCGCGATGGGTCGCCTGCGGGCCTCCCTGCGCGCGTACGCCGTCATGGAGGGTGAGGACCCTGTAGCGGTCCTCTCCGACCTGGAGCTGTTGCTGCGGCTGACCGAACCCGCGCGCTCGGCCACCGCGCTCTTCGCCTACTGCGAACCGGCCGCCCGGAAGATCATCCTGGCCGGCGCGGGGCACACCCCGCCGCTGCTCATCGGCGAGCGGCGGACCGAGTACGTGGAGACCTCGCTCTCCGCGCCGCTCGGGATGCTGGCCTGCTGGGAGGCGCCGAGCGTGGAGATCGAACCGGCTCCCGGAGAAACGGTGCTGCTCTACACGGACGGACTGCTGCGGCGCACCGGAGACCCGATGGACCGCGCGTACGCCCGGCTGCACGCGGCGGCCGCGGGTGTTCCCCGTGCCGCTCGCGAGGACCCGGCGGCGATCTGCGACCACATCCTCCGCACCGTCCTGCCGGAAGGGGAGGCCACACCGGTCCAGGGGGAGGACGCCACCGAGGACATCGTTCTGCTCGCCGCCCGGTTTGACTGA
- a CDS encoding aminopeptidase P family protein, with amino-acid sequence MADELTPETPEEEQPKKKHKQRKNGLYPGVSEELAESMRTGWADTELRGLEPIAQAAHTATRRAALSARFPGERLVIPAGRLKTRSNDTEYPFRASTEYAYLTGDQTENGVLVLEPTGESGHTATVYLLPRSDRENGEFWLSGQGELWVGRRHSLAEAEQLLGIPAKDVRELAAALTEAEGPVRNVRGHDSVIETALTDKVTKERDEQLRVYLSEARAVKDDFEIGELQKAVDSTVRGFEDVVKVLDKAEATSERYIEGTFFLRARVEGNDIGYGSICAAGPHACTLHWVRNDGDVRSGDLLLLDAGVETHSLYTADVTRTLPINGTYTDIQRKIYDAVYESQEAGIAAVKPGAKFRDFHDASQHVLAEKLVEWGLLEGPVERVLELGLQRRWTLHGTGHMLGMDVHDCAAARTEAYVDGTLEPGMCLTVEPGLYFQADDLTVPEEYRGIGVRIEDDIIVTEDGNRNLSAGLPRTSVEVEAWMARLKG; translated from the coding sequence GTGGCTGACGAGCTCACCCCGGAGACCCCGGAAGAAGAGCAGCCCAAGAAGAAGCACAAGCAGCGCAAGAACGGGCTGTACCCGGGCGTCAGCGAGGAACTCGCGGAGAGCATGCGCACCGGTTGGGCCGACACGGAACTGCGTGGACTGGAGCCGATCGCCCAGGCCGCGCACACCGCCACCCGTCGCGCCGCGCTGTCCGCGCGCTTCCCCGGCGAGCGCCTGGTGATCCCCGCCGGCCGGCTCAAGACCCGGTCGAACGACACCGAGTACCCCTTCCGTGCCTCGACCGAGTACGCGTACCTCACCGGCGACCAGACCGAGAACGGCGTTCTCGTGCTGGAGCCCACGGGCGAGAGCGGCCACACCGCGACCGTCTACCTCCTGCCCCGCTCCGACCGCGAGAACGGCGAGTTCTGGCTGTCCGGCCAGGGCGAGCTGTGGGTCGGCCGCCGGCACTCCCTCGCCGAGGCCGAGCAGCTGCTGGGCATCCCCGCCAAGGACGTCCGCGAACTGGCCGCGGCCCTCACCGAGGCCGAGGGTCCGGTCCGCAACGTCCGCGGCCACGACTCCGTCATCGAGACGGCCCTGACCGACAAGGTCACCAAGGAGCGCGACGAGCAGCTGCGCGTCTACCTCTCCGAGGCCCGCGCGGTGAAGGACGACTTCGAGATCGGCGAGCTGCAGAAGGCCGTCGACTCCACCGTCCGCGGCTTCGAGGACGTCGTGAAGGTGCTCGACAAGGCCGAGGCCACGTCCGAGCGCTACATCGAGGGCACCTTCTTCCTCCGTGCCCGCGTCGAGGGCAACGACATCGGCTACGGCTCCATCTGCGCCGCCGGTCCGCACGCCTGCACCCTGCACTGGGTCCGCAACGACGGCGACGTCCGCTCCGGCGACCTGCTGCTGCTCGACGCCGGCGTGGAGACGCACTCCCTCTACACCGCCGACGTGACGCGCACCCTGCCGATCAACGGCACGTACACCGACATCCAGCGCAAGATCTACGACGCGGTCTACGAGTCCCAGGAAGCCGGCATCGCCGCCGTCAAGCCGGGCGCGAAGTTCCGCGACTTCCACGACGCCTCGCAGCACGTGCTCGCCGAGAAGCTCGTCGAGTGGGGTCTGCTGGAGGGCCCGGTCGAGCGCGTCCTGGAACTGGGGCTCCAGCGCCGCTGGACCCTGCACGGCACCGGCCACATGCTCGGCATGGACGTCCACGACTGCGCGGCCGCGCGCACCGAGGCGTACGTGGACGGCACGCTGGAGCCCGGCATGTGCCTCACCGTCGAGCCCGGTCTGTACTTCCAGGCCGACGACCTGACCGTGCCCGAGGAGTACCGCGGCATCGGCGTCCGGATCGAGGACGACATCATCGTCACCGAGGACGGCAACCGGAACCTCTCCGCCGGACTGCCCCGCACCTCGGTCGAGGTCGAGGCCTGGATGGCACGCCTCAAGGGCTGA
- a CDS encoding ATP-binding protein, translating into MSIWWSLHLRREAASVPLARRLLLGTMETAGVDPDISFDLSVALSEACANAVEHGGPASAACSAGGPVPEEWAAYRVTAYLDGDRCRIEVTDSGPGFPPTTVEGHGSPPVDASEKEHGRGLWLITELADHVRFGNGPGRGAVVSFDKILKWRDGALLQAS; encoded by the coding sequence ATGAGCATCTGGTGGTCTCTCCACTTGAGGCGCGAAGCCGCGAGCGTGCCGCTCGCCAGGCGGTTGCTGCTGGGGACGATGGAGACCGCGGGGGTGGATCCTGACATTTCCTTCGACCTGTCGGTGGCGCTGAGCGAGGCGTGTGCGAACGCGGTCGAGCACGGTGGCCCGGCGTCCGCCGCCTGCTCCGCCGGCGGACCGGTCCCGGAGGAGTGGGCGGCGTACCGGGTGACGGCCTACCTGGACGGGGACCGTTGCCGCATCGAGGTGACGGACTCGGGCCCGGGTTTCCCGCCGACGACGGTCGAGGGGCACGGTTCCCCGCCGGTCGACGCCTCGGAGAAGGAGCACGGCCGCGGCCTGTGGCTGATCACGGAACTCGCCGACCACGTCCGCTTCGGCAACGGGCCGGGCCGGGGCGCGGTGGTCAGCTTCGACAAGATCCTCAAGTGGCGGGACGGCGCCCTGTTGCAGGCGTCGTAG
- a CDS encoding YcnI family copper-binding membrane protein: MKASRVSFAAALAAGTVLVLSGTAFAHVGVQPGEATKGGYAVINFKVPNERDNASTTQLEVNFPIDQPLTSVMPQDVPGWTVKVEKSKLDKPLTVHGKQINEAVTKVTWSGGKIEPGKFQQFPVSVGKLPENADQMVLKAIQTYDNNEVVRWIEEAKEGAAEPQNPAPVLKLVAAKAGDDHHAAGDAKAADDKSDDKAHDEAAKSGSDTTARALGIAGIVIGLGGVAFGIASRRRAS; the protein is encoded by the coding sequence ATGAAGGCCTCTCGCGTCTCCTTCGCCGCCGCCCTCGCCGCCGGTACCGTCCTCGTCCTGTCCGGCACCGCCTTCGCCCACGTCGGCGTACAGCCCGGCGAGGCCACCAAGGGCGGCTACGCGGTCATCAACTTCAAGGTCCCGAACGAGCGCGACAACGCGTCGACGACCCAGCTGGAGGTCAACTTCCCGATCGACCAGCCGCTGACCTCCGTCATGCCGCAGGACGTCCCCGGCTGGACCGTGAAGGTCGAGAAGTCCAAGCTCGACAAGCCGCTCACCGTGCACGGCAAGCAGATCAACGAGGCCGTCACCAAGGTGACCTGGAGCGGCGGCAAGATCGAGCCCGGCAAGTTCCAGCAGTTCCCGGTGTCCGTCGGCAAGCTCCCGGAGAACGCGGACCAGATGGTCCTCAAGGCCATCCAGACGTACGACAACAACGAGGTCGTCCGCTGGATCGAGGAGGCCAAGGAAGGCGCGGCGGAACCGCAGAACCCGGCGCCCGTCCTGAAGCTGGTCGCCGCCAAGGCCGGTGACGACCACCACGCCGCGGGGGACGCCAAGGCCGCCGATGACAAGAGCGACGACAAGGCCCACGACGAGGCCGCGAAGAGCGGCTCGGACACGACCGCGCGCGCCCTCGGCATCGCGGGCATCGTGATCGGGCTGGGCGGCGTCGCCTTCGGAATCGCCTCGCGTCGTCGCGCCTCCTGA